AACTGCGCCCACTGCGGGAAGCACTACCTTGAGGGCATGAGGAAGCCGGAGCGGGGAGAGCTTTTGAGTTACTGCCTCGACCTTTCCAGAAAGGGTTACGCCGGCTGTTTGCTGAGCGGCGGGATGGACGGAAGGATGAAGGTCCCGCTGGATTTCTATGCCGACGAAATCAGGGAGATAAAGAGGAGAACCAACCTCAAGCTCAACGCCCACGTCGGCTTTATAGACGAGAACGATTTGGAGTGGCTCCGCTGGGTGGATGTGGTTTCCCTTGACTTCGTCGGCGATGACGATGTGATAAAGCGGGTCTACAAAATAGACAAGACTGTGAAAGACTACCTTAGAATCCTCGACATCCTCACGGAGAACGGAATAAGAGTTGCGCCGCACATAACCATTGGCCTGGACTTTGGAAAAATCCACTGGGAATACAAGACCATAGACCTGCTGATGAACTATCCTATAGACGTTCTCGTTCTAGATGTGCTCATCCCGACGAAGGGAACGGAGATGGAGAACGTTCCAAAACCGAGCGTCGAGGAGAGCCTGAAGGTCGTGAAATACGCCAGGGAGCGCTTTGATGGTGAGATAAGCATAGGCTGCATGCGGCCGCTCGGAAAATGGAGGTTGGACTTCGACAGGGGGGCGGTTTTGGCTGGGGTAGACAGGCTGACAAACCCGCCGAGGAAGATAATCGAATGGGCAAAAACAGTAAGGGACGTTGAGGTAATCTACGAGTGCTGCGTTATGTAGGGCTCACCAAACCTCGCTTCATCACGTATCAGAAAGGAGAACGCCGATCATCGCCCCAGGCTTCACAGCTCCTCCTTCACGGTGACGAAGGACACCATCGTCACCGTCTGGCCGACGCCCCTTATCTCCCTCAGCCTGTCAACCACTATCCGGCCGACCTCTTCAGAGCTGGGGGCGCGGACCTTTATCAATAAATCCCACTCGCCGGCTATTATGTGCACCTCGTAGACACCCTCAAGGGCCGCTATCCTCTCAGCCACTTCCCTCTGGTTGAGGCCCGAATCCGGGTCGTAGCGCGCCAAAATAAAGGCGGTTGTGCCGAGGTTTAGCTTCTTGTAGTTGGGTTTGACCGTGAACTTCTCTATTACACCATCCTCTACGAGCTTCTTGATGCGGTAGTGGACGGTGGTCCGGGGTATGCCGAGCTTCTTGCTCAGGCTGGCTATGTTCTCCCTCGAGTTCTCCTTAAGCTCCTTCAACAGGCGCATATCAGCAGCATCAAGAGCGTTTACCATGGCTACCCCCTTCGTCACCTGTTCAATGACAACTGATGGATTTGGAACGTTGGGCTTATTTAAGGTTTTCCTTTAGCCACTCTGCAAAGGCTTTTAAAGCCCTTCCCCGGTGTGATATTCTGTTCTTCTCCTTGGTTGTCATTTCGGCGAAAGTCCTCTCGAATCCCGACGGTTTGAAAACCGGGTCAAAGCCGAACCCCTTACTTCCGCGCTTCCCTCGGGTTATTTCCCCATCAACCCTGCCGGTGAAGAGGTGCACCTCACCGTCCCAGTAAGCTACGACGCTCTTGAAGTAGGCACTCCTGTCCTCGACGCCCTCCATGAGCTTCAGGATTCCGTCTATGCCGAGCGTTTTGTACACGTAGGCGGAATAAACGCCCGGAAAGCCGTTGAGGGCATTTATGAAAAGTCCTGAGTCGTCGAGGAAGAAAGGGCCGTCTATCCTCTTGGCGAGCCACTTAGCGCCGTACTCGGCCACTTCCTCGAGTGTATCGGCCTGTATCTCGGGATAGGGGAAGTGAAGCTGATAAACCTCAACGCCAAGGGGTTCAAAGTACTTCTTAGCTTCCTCAACCTTTCCAGGGTTAGACGTGATGAAAGCTATCCTCATGGAACCACCGGAAGAAAAGAGCGGGAAGAAGTAAAAAGGTTGTCGTTCAGTCGAACTTATAGCCTATCTTCTCGACGAGCTCTCTGCGTTCCCTCTTGAGTTCCTCGTCCTCAATCCTGTTGGCGGCCTTGCCATCCACCACGCCGAGGACGCTCCTTCCGAGTTCCGTCTCCGCAACTATCACCTGGAAGGGATTCTCGCTGGCCCCGTAGACCATTGCCACTGCCGGGTGATTCTTCACCGCGTTGAGAACGTTTATCGGGAAGGCGTTCTTCATGAGGATGACGAAGACGTGGCCCGCGCCAATCTTCAGTGCGTTCTTTGCCGCGAGCTGCTCAAGCTCCTCGTCGTTTCCGGTGAAGCGCGTGAGCTGGGGTTTGGCCTCGTTCATGGCCACGCCGAACTTTATGCCCGGAACTGTTGTGAGGAGAGTCTTCGCCAGGTCGTCGACGGTGAATATTGAGAAGTTGCCCTGCCCGATTATCACCTCGACGCCCTCTGGCTTTTCAATGTCAATGACCTCTATCTTCACCATGGTCACCACCGGAAGGATTTAATATCCCAACCGATATAACTTTTTCCCGTCCGGTAAAATGGTGAGGTAAAATGCCCGAACCAGTCATGGAGGAGCTGGAACTTCTTGTTGAGATTCTGGACCGGCACCCTCTAGAGAGCCTAAGGAGGATAGCCGAGAGCGAGGGGATAGAATACTACAGGCTCAAAAGGCTACATGACAAATACTACGGGAAGTACCTCACCGTGAGCGCCTCAGCAAACATCCGGAGGATAGGCCTCCGAAGCTTCGTTGCGTTTCTAAGCGTTTCCCCCGACAGGCTAATGGAGGTCGCGAGCAGAGTTACCCGGAATCCCTTCATAGGCTATGCAAATCCAGCCTTCGGCTTTAAGAACGGACTCTCCCTTACAATCTATGTCCCAGACAAACAGAAGAAGCTCGTGGGCAAGATGCTCTCAAAATATTCGGACGACTATGAGTACTACGAAGTCAGGGCATACCCCTATAGTGGCGACGAGGACTTCGGTGACTGGTATTTAAGCTACGACTACGCGGTTCTCCTCGACATTCTGAAATGGGACGCAAGGACACCTATAACCGAGATATCGCGGCGGCTGGGAAAAAGCAGACCAACCGTGAGGTACATGATAAAGCGCCTGCAGGAGGAGGGCATCATTGTGAAGTTCGCCCCCTTAGTGGACATGAACATCCACAACAGGGGCGTCATAGGATTAACGAAGCACCTGGACGACGAGGTTCTAGAGAGGTTCAAGGAGTACGAGATAACGGTCGGTGTCCTCCCGGGGTACGGCTACATTCTCGAGTGGTTCTTCTCGTCGAAGGAAGACCTCGGGAGCAAGGTTCTGGAGTTCAGCAACTACGTGGAGAAGCTTCTCATAGAGTACTTCGACCCGGTTTTCAAGGAGATGAACGACAGGAATTTAAAGGACAGGTACCAGAGGATGGTTAAAGAGGATGGAAACGGCTACCGCTCCATTCTGGAGTTCTAAAGGAATACCGGGCAGTATTCGAGGCCGTCGATTTCCCCAGTCGCCTGGTATTCAAGGGCCCTGCAGTCGTGGCATATATACCTGAAGGGGCAGTTGCTGCAAGTTCCTATCCTATCCTTCGTCATCCTCCAGAACTCCTTGAGGCGCTTCTTCCTGAGGATTCCCTTTATACTGGTCTCCTTTGCGTCGGCAACGATGTTGTTGCGGAGAAGCGGACATGGCAGGGCGTAGCCGTCGGCAGTTATCGCGAGCGTCCCAGCAAGGCAGTCGTGGTACCGCTCGGTAGTCGGGTTGAGGATGCGCCTCATCTCTATTACATTGAAGTCCAACTTTCTGGCCGAGCCGGGGTAGAGGACGTCGAGGTATATCTCCCCTGGAAAGGTGGTCTTGAGACCCCTTAGCCCATCCAGATCCGAACCCTTTACCATCACCAGAGCCCCGTGGAGCCAGTCCCGAGCCTCAAGCCTCTGGACGTTCTCTGGAGAGTACTCAAGCTCCGCTATGAAGCGAACTCCATCAATTGGCCGTATTTCATCGACGTCATCGAGGAGAACCACCGCGTAGACCTCAGGAACCTCTATCTCCGCGGCGTAGGCAGCTATGGACAAGAGGTAATCATGGCTGTCGTAGTTGGTGAGCCAGAGCTCCCTTCCGCCCGCAAGCTTGAACTCCTTTATCAGCTCCCTCACGCGCTCGACGCTCAGGGGCTCCCTTCGGAGTATGAAGGAGTTGTTGCCGATGCATCCGATGGAACGAGGGATTCCAGTAACTTCGGAGAACCTGCCCTTCCCAGAGCCGAGCTGGAGGATGAGCCTCTCAAGCCTGCCGCTATGGGGCCTGTCGCTCCAGGGAGGCTTGGCGACCGAGACCACGTTTGGAGAGAGGGCAATGCCAAACGCCTGAGCGGTATCATAAGCCACCTTCTCCATTGAAGCACCACCGTAGGAAAATGGGCAGAAACGTATATATACTTTTTCTATTCCGATTTTGCATACCACTTTAGAAAGTTTGCAAAAAATGAAAAATCCCCTCATCCCTCAGGCACAACCCTGTCCCCCTCGATCCAGAAGGTTCCCTCATCAGTTACCTCCTTCTTCCAGATCGGGACGCGCTTCTTCACTTCATCGATGGCCCATGAACAGGCCTCAAAGGCCTCTCTCCTGTGCTTTCCGCTGGCTATGATCAGTATCGTGTCCTGGCCAACCCTGAGCTCCCCGTAACGGTGCCAGATGAGCATGTCCAGGATCGGGAACTTCTCAAGGGCCTCCTTTCGTATGCGCTCCATCTCAGCCTCGGCCATCTCAGGGTAGGCCTCGTAGATGAGCTTCTCAACCCGTCTCCCGTGGTTCTCGTTCCTCACCTTTCCGAGGAAGAAGACGTAAGCCCCAGCTTCCGGAACCAGGAGGTGGCCCAGGGCTTCATTGAGGTCGAAGGGTTCCTTCGTGAGCCTGACTTTCATGGCGATCCCCGAGAAAACTACGCGCCGGGAGTTAAAAATTGAGCGGTGGAAAGGTTTAAGTGATTCGGGGAGCATGCTATCCAGGTGAAAGGATGAAAAGGTACGCGGTACTGTTCATCGCGATTCTTCTCATTGGCCTCGTGGCAGGCTGTCTAGGCAGAAACAGCGGCGAAACGACGCCGAGCGGCACCACGAGCAGTGCAACTCAGAGTATAACGAAAAAGGTAGAAACGACCACCACGACCCAGACCCCAAAGGGGCCGGACCTCGATGAGCTGCTGAAGACTGTGAACTCGATAAGACAGTTCACGTACACCAGCAACGCCACGCTGAGGATGCTCGTGACGATAGAGCAGGGCAACACCTCCGAGACGGACAACGTGACCCTCAACGTCCTCGAGAACGGATACATGGACTACGAATCCTGGAGCGCGTGGATAAACTCCACGACGGTGAGCCTGCCGGACGGGGCTAAAACCAACATGTCCAGGATAGTGGTGGACAACATCACATACATCCAGAGCATAGTGGGCTGGGTGAAGGCTGAGGATACAGGGGCGAGCGAGATAGTCTGGAGGTACAGCATCGTCGGCCTGGCGAAGGAGTACCTGGGGGAGAAGCCGAGCTCGGTCGAGAACAACGGGACATTGAAGCTCGTCTACCACATCCCCGACTACAGGCTGAGGCCCTTCGCAACGGTCTACTTCGCCACCTCCTCGGAGACGGTGGTGAACGTTGAGGACGGCAGGCTGGAGCTCTACTTCAGGGACGGCCAGCTCGTCGGCGGGAGGCTGAGCTTCAGTGTCAGCTCAGAGACCGACGTAAATGATCCGACTCTGGGCGAGATGAAGATCACTCAGAACGGAACCTGGGACGAGACCTTCAAGATAACCTCGATAAACGAAAAGAAGGCCGTGAAGGCCCCGTCTACCTGAGATCAACAACGTCGAAGGTGTTGAATGCAAGGTCAACTAGGAGCAGCTTGTTGAGAAGGGGCTCGCCTATGCCGGTGAGGAGCTTTATGACCTCCATTGTCTGAATCGAGCCTATAACTCCCGCCGTCGCCCCCAGAATCGGGAATTTTCCGCTCTTTTCTTTTATATTCGGGAAGATTTCCCTGAGGCTCTTCGTTATTCCCGGCACTACCGTCGTCACTTGGCCAAAGGTTCCCTCGACGGCCCCGTGAACGAGGGGAACGCGCTTCCTCTGGGAGTAATCGTCGAGCAGAAACCTCGTCTCGAAGTTGTCGAGGCAGTCTACTATGATATCCACGCCCGCGAGGACGTCATCGATGTTCGACTCGTCAAGGCGCCCCACGAAGGTCTCTATCCTTACCTCGGAGTTGAAGCGCTCCAGCTTCCACTTAGCGGAGAGGGGCTTGGGGTTCTTTTCCAGATCCTCCTCCCAGTGGAGTATCTGCCTGTTGAGGTTGCTGAGCTCCGGTGTTTGCTCGTCTATGAGGAGTATGGTACCTATCCCAGCCGCGGCCAAGTAGTAGGCAACCGGACTTCCGAGGCCGCCGACTCCAACGACTGCCACCTTCGAGTTCTTCAGCTTCTCCTGCCCTTCTTTCCCGAGTATCATGATCTGCCTGTCGTAGCGCTCAAGCTCCTTCTCGCTCAGCATTTCAACCACCACTCACCGGCGGGAAGAGGGCGACGACATCACCGTCGTGGAGAACCTCATCGAAGCGGACGTAGCGACCGTTTCTGGAGACGTTGACGTCGGCTAAATCATCGTCCTCAGCAAAGACCTCGTTCCTGAGAACCGGATGCTTCTCCCGCAAAATCTCTATCAGCTCGCCGACTGTTATACCATCCGGGACTTCCAGCTCCTCCTCGCCCTTCCCCACGAGGGAGCGGTACCTTGCAAAATAGCGAACGGTAACCTTCATTCCCACCACCGAGAAAAGTTGGATGGAGGGTTAAAAAGGGTTGCTGGACGGCTTTGCTACCAGGGCACGCTCTTCCAGCCCATCTTGTAGGCGAAGTAGTTGGCCCCCCAGTGGATGAAGGGCGAGACCACGAGGAGGAAGATTATTTGGCCGCTGGAGAGCGTCTTGACCGGATACGCGAGGGCGAGGGCAGTTATGAGGAAGCCGAGCTGGTCGAGGCCTATGGCCGGGGCGCCCCTCGGCAGGTTCGCGCGCCTCTTGAAGAAGCTCCCGATGAGATCTCCGAGGAGGGCACCGAAGGAGAGGAGAAAAGCTAGCAGGACGGCAGTCCTAAGGTCGCCGTAGAAGCTAGGGGTTATGTGGTACTGGACAATCCCCACGAGAGTGCCTATAGAAACACCGCCTATGAAGCCGCGCCACGTTTTTCCGTCCCCGAAAAGCCTCCTCCCGTCCCGCCAGGTTCTACCGCCATCGATGGGCCTGCCTCCACCGACCAGAACCGGAGAGGCGTTGGCGAAGTACGCCGGAAGGATGTACCAAAACGCCCAGAGGAGGGATGAGAGCAATCCCATTATTCCACCCTTGACGAGTATTAACTAGCCGTTTTAAAGCTACCGCTCTCCACCCTTCAGGCAGTCCACTAGCCTCTCCAGTACCCCCCGTCCATGTGTTCCAGTATGAACCGGACTATCCTCTCGGCGATCTCGTTGCGTTTGATGGCGAACTCTATGCTCTCGTGCTCTACACATACTTCAAAGGGAAGAGAGCAAGAGAGATTTAAACGCTCCGAATGAAGAAAAGATAAGGTGAGAAAATGAACCTGAAAGCCGCAATCCTTGGACTTGCCATCGCCATTATCCTATGGGCAGGCTACGCCGTCTACGCCGCCTACACGCTCCACCCCCAGCTGAGTGCCCAGTGGGGCTACGTCGATGAGAAGACCACAGAGATATGGCTGGACGCAGAGCTGAGCAAGCCCCTCCTTGTCCCTGCATCGATAAGCAACCTCACGATAGAGTTCATGGGGGTGCCCATAGCAGAGGCGGAGAGGTTCGACTACAGCCCGACGGGGAGGAACGCGAGGCTCGCCCTGGCGGTAGACAACAAAAACCTCGTGCGCGCCCTGGTGAAGTATTTCGAGAGCGGGCAGAGGGGCACGGTTAACGTGGCACTCAGGGGCAAACTGCTCGGCGTGATCCCGATAAACACCGATATCCACCAGGAGATAAGTGAGAACATCCTCGGCTACCTCAACCTCAGCGCGGAGAGCAAGGACGTCGCCGGCGGGCTTGTAAAGACCCCTGCACTGGTTGGGACAACCTTCGACTGGGTCGGAGAAGAGGGAGGAAACGCAGTCCTGACCGCCCACATAAAGTTATACAACCCCAACGGGTTCGCAATTCCAGTAGGCAACATCAGCTTCGAGATCCAAGCCAACGACATCAAGGTAGGCCACGGAAAGACCACCAAGGGCGTTGTGATACCTGCGAAGGGCTACGCCACAGTGGACGTTAAAACCTACATCGAAGAGGACTCGCTGCCGAAAGTCTGGGCGACCCACATCAGGAACGGAGAGGTCAGCAAGGTGAAGGCGGACGTATTCCTTGACATGACCTTCATGAAACAGAGCTACAGGATAAAGCTCGCCAGCTACGAGGAGAGCGTGGAGACCGACATAATGGGCGAGCTCAACAGCATGCTGAACGAAGCTTTCGGATGAAGATTTTTAAGGACCCCCTCTTTTCCATCTTCAGGTGAGAACCATGAACGTGAGAGAGGTGCACGACTTTCTGAACGAGATGTGGGAGGGCATATTCACGCTCAACGAGGAACTCAAGGCCGAGCTCCCTGTTGAGGGATTCAAGGTGGAGGACGTTGAGGAGGTCTTCGGAGCTTACGTCTTCCTGGACGGCGAGTGGAGGCTCATGAAGTACCCCCATCCAGCGTTCGAGATAAAGCCCCAGATTGAAGTCGGCGCCACACCGGAGAGCTACTACTTCGTCGTTGCCGTCCCGAAGGAGAAGGTGAGCGAGAACTTCGTCGGGCTGTTCATCGAAATCTTCCCCAGGAGCTTCATCTACGGCGCTGAGGACTTTCTGAACGACGTCTACAACTGGAGGCGCGACGGGAAGGTCTCGCCAAGCGAGATACTCGAGAAGATCTCCAAGAGCGACGAGAAGGTCTTCCAGTTCGAGGCCAACTTTGACTCCGCAAAGGCCCTGAAGCAGGGGGTAAAGAGGCTCATAGAGCTTGGAAAACGCTTTGAAATCTTCGACCTCTGAGGTGTTCCCGCGTGAGCTACGAGGACGCTTTTCCGCCGGAGCTGAGGGAGTACTACCGAAGACTCTTCGGGAGCGAAGCGGAGGAGATAATGGCCTCTCTCAGGACGCCGGTGGAGAAGTACTACATCCGCGTCAACACGCTCAAGACGAGCCGCTCGAAGCTGATGAGCATTCTGAAAAAGGAGGGCCTGAAGCCGAAGAGGAGCCCCTACCTCAAGGAGGGGATATACTTCGAGAGGGAAGGCCCGAACTTTCCCGATGATTACGAGCCTGGCCTCCCGGTGGTGAGGGCCAACAAGTTCGCGAGTGAAAGCGTCTACCAGGGCGCGATGCTCTACGCACCGGGTGTTCTTCAGGCGGACAAGAAGATTAAGCCCGGCGATGAGGTGGAGATAAGGGATCCAAGGGGCCTCCTCGTCGGCGTTGGAATAGCCAGGATGAGCGCCAAGGAGATGATACTGTCAACGAGGGGCTTAGCTGTCGAGGTTACGCTCCCCAAGTTCAGGCTGCCCAGTCTCAGCGAGCTGGAGAGCTTTAGGGAGGGCCTCTTCTACGCCCAGAGTCTGCCCTCGATGGTGGTTGCCCACGTTTTAGAGCCAAGCGAGGAGGAGCTTATAATTGACATGGCGGCGGCACCGGGCGGAAAGACGAGCCACATATCTCAGCTCATGCAGAACAGGGGCGAGATAATAGCAATTGACAAATCGAGGAACAGGCTGAAGAAGACCGAGGAAGAGCTGAACAGGCTGGGCGTTAAGAACGTTAAGCTGCTCCACATGGACTCCAGGAAGCTACCTGAGCTCGGAATCGAGGCGGACAAGATACTACTCGATGCACCCTGCACCGCACTGGGAATACGGCCGAAACTCTGGGAGAGCAGAACTCCAAAGGACATCGAGGCGACGGCGCGCTACCAGAGGCACTTCATAAACGCCGCCATAAAGTCCCTCAGGAAGGACGGCGTTCTCGTTTACTCAACCTGCACGCTCTCGCTTGAAGAGAACGAGGCCAACGTAAGGTACATGCTCGAAAAAGGCTTAAAGCTCGAGGAGCAGAGCGTATTCATAGGGTCGCACGGGATAGACCTCGACGGTGTGCAGAGGTTTTATCCAAACAGGCACCTCACGCAGGGCTTCTTCATAGCGAGGCTCAGGAAGGTGAAGGGATGAACCACAGGAAGTACTCGCTCCTGGGCGTTGGTCTGCTCATAATATTCCTGCTCCTATGGTGGGCCGGCCTAGAGGACGTCCTGGAGATACTCAGAACGGCCAGACCCGACTACTTTGCCCTGGCAGTTCTGGCCTACATAGGGTCCCTCCTGGCCTGGGCCCTCCGCTGGCGTGTCCTCCTCAAGAGTCTCGACATAGGTGTCGGGTTCAAAACCATCGTAGGGGCCCTGTTCGCCGGTGTTTTCGTAAACAACGTCACGCCCGGAGCGAGGGGCGGTGGAGAGCCCGTTAGGATGTATTACATCTCAAAGAGGACGGGGGAACCCTACGGCCACGTCTTCGCCACCGTCATGATGGACAGGATAATGGACGTCATCCCGGTGGTGTTCATGCTCCTCATTGCCACGGTTCACGTGTACCGCCTGGGCTCATTCACGCTCACGCTCACCATCTTCCTCCTCGACGTCTTCTTCGCCTTCGTAACCCTTGCCACAGTTGGAATCCTGCTGAGCGAAAGAAAAACAAAGGGAATACTCTACTGGTTCTACCGCCGGTTCAAGAGGCTGATGCCCGGAAAGGCCATCAAGTACGAGGAGAAGTTCGTTCACGCCGTCGAGGTGAGCGTCCCACAGTTCCAGGAGAACTTCAAAGTCCTCATGAGGCACAAGAGGGCCTTCGTCCTCTCGCTCTTCTGGTCCTTTGTTTCGTGGACGCTGATACTCCTGAGGTCTTACTTCATCTTCATCAGCATAAACAGCCCGATAAAGCTCGTCGACGTCATGGTCGTTCAGATGATAGGCATCGTCGTCGGCATGTTCGCAGTGGTTCCGGGCGGGGCCGGCCTCATTGAGGCCATAAACTCCGGAGTCTACGTCCTCCTTGGGATAAACAAGGAGATAGCGGTCACCGCGACGATCCTGGAGAGGCTCATCTCTTACTGGGCGCCTACTTTCATAGGCGCTGGCATCCTGACACACTTCGGCATCAAGATCGAGGAGAAGAGGGCCAGCGACAACGATATAAACGAAGAGGCCCAAGAGAAAGGTTAGCGGTGTGCACCATGAGGTTCGGGGTCGTGGCCAGGAGGGACAAAGAGGCGGCACTTAAGCTGGCCTACCGCGTTTACGATTTCCTCAAGGTAAGCGGATATGAGGTTATAGTTGACGAGGAGACTCATCAGCACTTTCCCCACTTCAGGGAGGGCGACGTCCTCCCCCTTGAGGACTTCGACGTGGACTTCATAATAGTCATCGGCGGCGACGGTACGATACTTCGAGTGGAGCACAGGACAAAGAAGGAGATACCCATCCTGGGAATAAACATGGGCACGCTCGGTTTCCTCACGGAGGTGGAGCCGCACGAGGCGTTTTTTGCCATCAGCAAGCTCATCGAGGGCGAGTACTACATAGACGAGAGGATAAAGCTCCGAACGTACCTCAAGGGCGAGAACAGGGTTCCGGATGCGCTCAACGAGGTTGCTGTTCTCACGGGCGTTCCTGGAAAGATAATACACCTAAAGTACTACGTGGACGGCGGTCTGGCCGATGAGATAAGGTCGGACGGCCTGATAGTCTCGACCCCGACAGGCTCGACGGGCTACGCCATGAGTGCCGGCGGCCCCTTCGTTGACCCGAGGCTGGAGGCGGTTGTTATAGCCCCCCTCGCCCCGATAGCCCTCAGCTCAAGGCCCATAATAGTCCCCGCATTCAGCACGATAGACATAAGGAATCTCTCCCTCACCAGGGAGATAATACTAGCGGTGGACGGTCAGTTCTACACCTACCTCAGCCCCGACACCGAAATAACCGTGAAACTCTCCCCCCGGAAGGCCCGGTTCGTACGCTTCACTAACGATGTGTATCCCAAGTATACCCTGAGACTAAAAAACAGGTTTTAGATGGGCTCAAACTCCTTGAGGAGAAGGGCTTTCTCCCTTTCGCTTAGAACAGCATTGTCAATGAATAAGATGAGACCGGAGCCATACTTAAGGACGATGTGGTCCCTGAGGTTCGTGAGGAACTTGAAGACCGTTTTGAAGTCGTTGTAGAGAAGCAGGTATTCAACGCAGTCTATCACGATGACGGAGCCCTTAACCTCCTTCGCAAACTGTATTGCAGTCTCTTGTATCACGTGAAGCTTCGTTGGGGGCACTCCAGCGTCGGTGGCCTGAGTAACCCAGACGGTGGTAACGAGCTCGCCCAATCCCGCGTAGAAATGCGGTGAGCGTGTGAATATCAACGCGGGCATCCCATGCTCCCTGATTATTTTGACAATCTCCACGAGTTTTTCCCGGCCTCCCAGGAGTACGTATGCCCCCATGAGCCCCGAGGGGTTGGGCTTGAACTCCACGGTTTTAGGAGGGATGTACGACCTCTCCAGGAGGAGCACGTAGTTTATCATTGCGTATATCACACCGAGGATTGAGACACCATAAAGCACTGCAAAAGCCGCGTCCTGGTACGGAAGGGGGTAAAAGTCCGTTATGAGATCAAGAAGCCTTCCGACGAAGGCAAACCCTATGAAAACCGCCGC
The sequence above is drawn from the Thermococcus pacificus genome and encodes:
- a CDS encoding DUF835 domain-containing protein yields the protein MELTVPWYILVYDVVLLVGMGYIWWFFLKRWNRYVAELRPFIRSAAVFIGFAFVGRLLDLITDFYPLPYQDAAFAVLYGVSILGVIYAMINYVLLLERSYIPPKTVEFKPNPSGLMGAYVLLGGREKLVEIVKIIREHGMPALIFTRSPHFYAGLGELVTTVWVTQATDAGVPPTKLHVIQETAIQFAKEVKGSVIVIDCVEYLLLYNDFKTVFKFLTNLRDHIVLKYGSGLILFIDNAVLSEREKALLLKEFEPI
- a CDS encoding NAD(+) kinase, with the protein product MRFGVVARRDKEAALKLAYRVYDFLKVSGYEVIVDEETHQHFPHFREGDVLPLEDFDVDFIIVIGGDGTILRVEHRTKKEIPILGINMGTLGFLTEVEPHEAFFAISKLIEGEYYIDERIKLRTYLKGENRVPDALNEVAVLTGVPGKIIHLKYYVDGGLADEIRSDGLIVSTPTGSTGYAMSAGGPFVDPRLEAVVIAPLAPIALSSRPIIVPAFSTIDIRNLSLTREIILAVDGQFYTYLSPDTEITVKLSPRKARFVRFTNDVYPKYTLRLKNRF
- a CDS encoding lysylphosphatidylglycerol synthase transmembrane domain-containing protein, with translation MNHRKYSLLGVGLLIIFLLLWWAGLEDVLEILRTARPDYFALAVLAYIGSLLAWALRWRVLLKSLDIGVGFKTIVGALFAGVFVNNVTPGARGGGEPVRMYYISKRTGEPYGHVFATVMMDRIMDVIPVVFMLLIATVHVYRLGSFTLTLTIFLLDVFFAFVTLATVGILLSERKTKGILYWFYRRFKRLMPGKAIKYEEKFVHAVEVSVPQFQENFKVLMRHKRAFVLSLFWSFVSWTLILLRSYFIFISINSPIKLVDVMVVQMIGIVVGMFAVVPGGAGLIEAINSGVYVLLGINKEIAVTATILERLISYWAPTFIGAGILTHFGIKIEEKRASDNDINEEAQEKG
- a CDS encoding RsmB/NOP family class I SAM-dependent RNA methyltransferase, translating into MSYEDAFPPELREYYRRLFGSEAEEIMASLRTPVEKYYIRVNTLKTSRSKLMSILKKEGLKPKRSPYLKEGIYFEREGPNFPDDYEPGLPVVRANKFASESVYQGAMLYAPGVLQADKKIKPGDEVEIRDPRGLLVGVGIARMSAKEMILSTRGLAVEVTLPKFRLPSLSELESFREGLFYAQSLPSMVVAHVLEPSEEELIIDMAAAPGGKTSHISQLMQNRGEIIAIDKSRNRLKKTEEELNRLGVKNVKLLHMDSRKLPELGIEADKILLDAPCTALGIRPKLWESRTPKDIEATARYQRHFINAAIKSLRKDGVLVYSTCTLSLEENEANVRYMLEKGLKLEEQSVFIGSHGIDLDGVQRFYPNRHLTQGFFIARLRKVKG